Below is a genomic region from Streptosporangiales bacterium.
GCTCCCCGCGTCGACTGCGAGTCAGTGTGCTGTGCGGCCGGCGAGGAATCGGGAAGCAGGAGCGTCCCAGGTACCACGCCGGAGGCGAGCGTGCGCGCTCGCTCCGCCGGGGTGGGCCACCGCGGTGAGTGGACGGTCAAGGGTCGCTCCGATGGATGCATATCCATTAGGTTAGGCTACCCTTAACGATAGGAGGTAGTGTGAGTCGACCCCGACCCAAGGTGAAGCGCAGTCGTGCCCTTGGTATCCCGCTGACGCCGAAGTGCGTCCAGTACTTCGAGCGCAGGCCGTACCCGCCGGGTGAGCACGGGCGGTCCCGCCGCAAGGACACCGACTACGCCCTGCGGCTGAAGGAGAAGCAACGGCTGCGGGCGCAGTACAACATCTCCGAGACGCAGATGCGCCGCGCCTTCGACGACGCGAAGAAGGTCGAGGGCAAGGCGGGTTCCAACCTGGTCATGCTGCTCGAGCGGCGTCTCGACGCGGTGGTGATGCGGTCAGGGATCGCGCGGACGATCTACCAGGCGCGCCAGATGGTCGTGCACCGGCACATCACCGTCAACGGCCGCCGGGTCGACCGCCCCTCCTACCGGGTGGCCGTCGGCGACACCGTCTCGGTCGTGTCGCGCAGCCGCACCAAGACGCCGTTCATCGTCGCGGCCGAGGGTGGCTTCGCGCCCGACAACACGCCGAACTACCTCACGGTCTCGCTTCCCGAGCTCACCGTCTCGCTGGTCGCCGAGCCCTCACGGGCGCTCGTGCCGGTCATCTGCGACGAGCAGATGGTCGTCGAGTACTACTCCCGCTGAGCCCGTCCGCCGCCCACGGCTCGTGGGCGGCGCCGGGTCCCGCGACCGTGATGTGACCGACGTCCCCTCGTCGGGGGACGCGGGAGCCTCTAGTCTCACGGGATGGGATCCCCAGAGCCGGTCGCTGCCGTCGACGACGCCGGTGTGCTCGCCGAGCGCCTCGTCGATCACATGGGGGCGTTGCGTCGCAGCATCCGCCGCGCGTCCGGCGCGGCGTGGCCGGGTCGCGCGCTGACCAACGCCCAGGTCGACCTCGTCCGGGTCATACGCGACCAGCCGGGCATCTCCGTCGCCGAGGCCGCCGCCGAGCTGCGGCTGGCACCCAACACCGTCAGCACCCTCGTCGGGCAGCTGACCGAGACCGAGATCGTCACCCGGGCACCCGACGAACGCGACCGCAGGGTCGCCAGGCTGCGGCTCACCGAGGCGGCCGCGCAGCGGTTCCGCGAGTGGTCGGACGAGCGGCACCACGTCGTGACCGCCGCCATCGACGCCCTCCCCGCCACCCGCCGTCGCGCGCTCGCGAAGGCCCTGCCCGTCCTCGTGGAGCTCGCCGACCACCTGCACCACGCGGAGACCCGTTAGCTCACGCCTCGGCGGGGACCACCCGGCGACGCGGCCGGGCGAGCACCGTCCAGGCGACCGTCGAGGCCACCGCGCACCCGATCATGACCAGCGCCAACGGGACCTCGGTGCCGTCGCCGGCGACGCCGACGAGGGGGGCGACCAGGCCGCCGACCATGAACTGGAGGACCCCGAGCATGGCCGACGCGGCGCCCGCGTCCTTGCCGTGCTCGGCCAGCGCCAGCACCATCGCGTTGGGGAAGACCAGCCCGACGCTCGTCGCGATGAGGAACGGTCCCAGCAGGATGCCGATGATCCCGACGTCGACGAGGACGCCAGGGACGAGCGTGGCTGCTCCGACGAGCATGACGCCCAGGCCGATGCGCAGCATGCGTCCCGACCCGACCCGGTGTGCGAGCCGGCCACTGACCTGGGCACAGACGACGATCCCGAGCGAGTTCACCGCGAACACGGCGCTGTACGCCTGTGGCGAGAGCCCGTAGATGTCCTGCAGCACGAACGACGACCCGGAGATGTACGCGAACAGCGCGCCGAAGCCGAACGCGGTCGTCAGGGCGTACCCGACGAGGACGCGGTCGTGCGAGAGCCGCCAGAACGTGCGCAGGGTGATCATCAGCCCGCCCGCGCGGCGGCGCGCCGGTTCGAGGGTCTCTGGCAGGCCGAAGCCCACGCCGACCGCCAGGATGATCCCGATCGCGGCGAGGGCCAGGAAGATCCCGCGCCAGTCCGTCCACCGCAGCAGCTGCCCGCCGATCACCGGCGCGAGGATGGGCGCCAGGCCGTTGACGAGCATCAGCGAGGCGAAGAAGCGTGCGGCCGCGGGACCGGTGAACAGGTCGCGTACGACCGCGCGTGCGATGACGACGCCGGCGGCGCCGGCGAATCCCTGCAGGAACCGGACGGCGTCGAGCGCGATGATGTTCGGC
It encodes:
- a CDS encoding MarR family transcriptional regulator; the protein is MGSPEPVAAVDDAGVLAERLVDHMGALRRSIRRASGAAWPGRALTNAQVDLVRVIRDQPGISVAEAAAELRLAPNTVSTLVGQLTETEIVTRAPDERDRRVARLRLTEAAAQRFREWSDERHHVVTAAIDALPATRRRALAKALPVLVELADHLHHAETR
- the rpsD gene encoding 30S ribosomal protein S4, which encodes MSRPRPKVKRSRALGIPLTPKCVQYFERRPYPPGEHGRSRRKDTDYALRLKEKQRLRAQYNISETQMRRAFDDAKKVEGKAGSNLVMLLERRLDAVVMRSGIARTIYQARQMVVHRHITVNGRRVDRPSYRVAVGDTVSVVSRSRTKTPFIVAAEGGFAPDNTPNYLTVSLPELTVSLVAEPSRALVPVICDEQMVVEYYSR
- a CDS encoding Bcr/CflA family multidrug efflux MFS transporter — its product is MTLTGQSTATSSVVAKRSRRLRVIIILGSLSALAPLSIDAYLPGLPQLTESFGTTSAAAQLSLTGFVIGMSLGQLVIGPLSDTLGRRRPLVVGMAVYGAMSIVCAVAPNIIALDAVRFLQGFAGAAGVVIARAVVRDLFTGPAAARFFASLMLVNGLAPILAPVIGGQLLRWTDWRGIFLALAAIGIILAVGVGFGLPETLEPARRRAGGLMITLRTFWRLSHDRVLVGYALTTAFGFGALFAYISGSSFVLQDIYGLSPQAYSAVFAVNSLGIVVCAQVSGRLAHRVGSGRMLRIGLGVMLVGAATLVPGVLVDVGIIGILLGPFLIATSVGLVFPNAMVLALAEHGKDAGAASAMLGVLQFMVGGLVAPLVGVAGDGTEVPLALVMIGCAVASTVAWTVLARPRRRVVPAEA